The Polaribacter sp. Q13 sequence ATCTTACAAATATGCCCTTTCCCTCTAACACTTGTACCTGATTGATATAATCTAGGACTAAACCCTACAAAAGCAATTAACTGTTTATGTGATTCAAATTTTGTGAAATTATCTGTAATTACACACATCATTATGGCTGTCTTTATACCTACGCCAGGTATTGTTTTTAGTCGGGCAATTGTTTCTTTATATGCTAGGTTACCAATTTTCTCTATTTGTTTTTCAAACTTATCAATACGTCTTTGTAAGAGTAATTCTACTTGTTTTAATTCTTTTTTAAGACTATTATTTAATAAACCCGTTACTTCAAAAGAAGCTAATTGTCTTTTTGTTTGATGTATCTGTTTTTTAAGTAGTTCTAACGCTGTGTAAAGTTGTTTTATCTCTGTACTTGCCTTACTATCAGGGCTCCATTTCTTTAAATCATATTGAGCTCCATATTCAGCAATTGTTCTTGCATCTTTTTTATCTGTTTTAGCTCTGTATAATCTTGTTTGACTATAGCGTCTAATAATTAAAGGGTTTAAAACACAAATATTAAAGTTAAAAGTGTTGAGATAAGTTGCTAATTGAACATAATAAGGACCACTAGCCTCCATTACAATCCAATCATTTTTTTCTATTAACTTTTTAAAACTTTGAAAGCCTTTTGGTACATTCTTAAATACTTTATGTTCCCATTTATCTTTTTTTAAAAAAGAAACATCAAATGTTTGTTTACTAATATCAATTCCTATAATTTTACTCATATTAAAATGTTTTATAGAAAAGTTACTACAATACTTATCAATCCTAAATGCAGACTTTAATGCCTAATGATCTGTTCAAGTTTTAAGTAGTAAAAGGGTAAAGTGATTAGCATTTCGAACGGTCTTCTATGACAAATGACAGACTATAATCTTAACCTTTACCCTATACTTTTCTGTTATTATTAATCTTAAATGTAATTAATTTTAACATAAACTTTAAGAGTTTACAAACATAGGATGACAAGTATTGTGGCTCAGTTTTGTGGTATCACTGTTATGAGATTTCTCCTATTGTCCTTTAGATTAGCAAAGTATAATTATTGAGTTTAATTCTTATATTTAAGTCCAATATAGAACTCATGTTTTATAATAAAAAAGAATGGAGTGAACTTTCCTTAAGTCTAGATTTATCAGATCTATATTTCGTATTAGTCTCCATTCTTTTATTTCCGATTACAAAGGACCAAATAGAATTTCAGTTTCGACCTTTTAAAGGTTTTAGTCAACGTAATCATTTTTTACTAACACAAAACAAAATTATGAAAATTAAACAAACTATTGGTATCGACATTAGTAAATTAACCTTTGATGTTCGTATTCACAGTAATCAGTGTTATCAAGCATTTGAGAATAACTTAAAAGGTTTTAAAGCACTTATAAAATGGGTAGAAAAAAACAACTCTATTTCTAAGGAACACACTTTATTTGTTTTGGAACACACAGGTATTTATTCTGAAGAAATCGCATCATTTTTTGATGTAAATAACTTTTATTTCGCATTAATTCCAGGTTTAGAAATAAAGAAATCTCTAGGAATATCAAGAGGAAAAGATGACAAAGTAGATGCTACAAAAATAGCATTATATGGGTATCGATTAAGAGATGAAATTAAACCATATAAACTTCCATCAAAAAACATTCATCAATTAAAACGCCTTTTAACATTAAGAGAAAGGCTAGTGAAACAAAACGCTGGTTATAAAGCAACACTTAAAGAACAGAAAAGAGTTTATACTAGAAAAGAGAATCAACTTCTTTTAGAAACTCAAGAGAAAATGATAAAATATTTTACAAAGCAAATTAAAAGTGTTGAAGCCGAAATGAACAAAATAATTAAGGCTAGTGAGCAACTTAAAAAACAATACAAACTAATTGTGAGTATTAAAGGAATTGGTAATCAAACAGCTTTATTTATGATTGTTACAACCAACGGATTTACAAAGTTTGCTTCTTGGAGAAAGTTTGCTTCATATTGTGGGATTGCTCCTTTTCCTAACACCTCTGGAACGAGTATAAGAGGTAGAACCAAAGTGAGTAATCTTGCTAATAAAAAACTCAAAAGTCTTTTTGATATGTGTGCTAAATCAGCAATACAACACAATCCAGAAATGAAGCTATTTTATAATCGAAGAGTCGAACAAGGAAAGAATAAAATGAGTACAATTAACATCATTAGAAATAAATTATTATCACGAATTTTTGCAGCTATAAAAAGACAAACTCCTTATGTAAATGTTTTAAAATATGCTGCTTAAAAATTAGTGAAATATATTTGGTAGAGTCATAGAATACAAAATGACAATTGTTGGGGTTTCTTTTGTGTTCAGTTTTTGGTACACACAGTTTTGTCATTTCGACCTTTTTTTGGGAGAAATCACATAAGGTTTGGTTGGTGTTGTGTAATCACTGTTATGGGACTTCTTCTAATATAGAAGTGTTCAGTTTAAAAGCTTCTTCGAATTCTTTATTAAAATAAAAAACCTCTTTAAGTTTTTAAACTTAAAGAGGTTGATAAATATATATGAAATATCTTTTTACTCAGCTAAAATACCACGTTTCTTAATTTCATCAATCATACGTAAAGCACCTTCTTTTACTGTGTTTTCCTTAAAGAAAAATGTTTTTTCGTGTAAAGTGTTGCCTTCGAAAAAAGAAACCTGAAAACGATTGTTTAATTTAAATAATTCAGGTTGAATAAATTCAATTTTGGCAAAAGAATTTGCAGGGAGTTTGTCTAATTTTTTACGCAATAAAGAGGTCGTTTTTGTATCAGAAAA is a genomic window containing:
- a CDS encoding IS110 family transposase, encoding MSKIIGIDISKQTFDVSFLKKDKWEHKVFKNVPKGFQSFKKLIEKNDWIVMEASGPYYVQLATYLNTFNFNICVLNPLIIRRYSQTRLYRAKTDKKDARTIAEYGAQYDLKKWSPDSKASTEIKQLYTALELLKKQIHQTKRQLASFEVTGLLNNSLKKELKQVELLLQRRIDKFEKQIEKIGNLAYKETIARLKTIPGVGIKTAIMMCVITDNFTKFESHKQLIAFVGFSPRLYQSGTSVRGKGHICKMGKSQIRKLLYLCSWSAKRVNKACIEMYQRLESKGKPERVIKIALANKLIKQIFSIAKNKQNYDENFKNLYVIN
- a CDS encoding IS110 family transposase, with the translated sequence MKIKQTIGIDISKLTFDVRIHSNQCYQAFENNLKGFKALIKWVEKNNSISKEHTLFVLEHTGIYSEEIASFFDVNNFYFALIPGLEIKKSLGISRGKDDKVDATKIALYGYRLRDEIKPYKLPSKNIHQLKRLLTLRERLVKQNAGYKATLKEQKRVYTRKENQLLLETQEKMIKYFTKQIKSVEAEMNKIIKASEQLKKQYKLIVSIKGIGNQTALFMIVTTNGFTKFASWRKFASYCGIAPFPNTSGTSIRGRTKVSNLANKKLKSLFDMCAKSAIQHNPEMKLFYNRRVEQGKNKMSTINIIRNKLLSRIFAAIKRQTPYVNVLKYAA